The proteins below come from a single Leptotrichia sp. oral taxon 223 genomic window:
- the recG gene encoding ATP-dependent DNA helicase RecG has product MKTYNLLYENLENVKIKGVTKANISKFRKLGVFTLYDLLYFFPRAYENRSNHKKISEILADEFVILQGTIVNVVNQYIKAGRTMFRAVLSDDSGMIELVWFNNRFVKNGIHIGDEIMVYGKVRKAVKFQLVNPEYKKINQASFDMQEQKQILPIYPSTESLRQQAIRKVMENALMDYGYLLQENLPKEFLQKEKLLGRKEAVLNIHFPENEEKQSKARKRFMLEEILLLEMGILQNRFSVDKANKNIYKLEDNKSLVSKFIKGLDYELTKAQKRVIKEIYSELKAGKIVNRLIQGDVGSGKTIVSFIMLLYMVENNYQGVIMAPTEILATQHYLGIVDEFMNLDIRVELLTGSVKGKKKEKLLNEIKEGLVDIVIGTHSLIEDNVIFKNLGLIVIDEQHRFGVTQRKLLRDKGNLANLIVMSATPIPRSLALTIYGDLDVSIIDELPAGRSPIKTKWIQNEIDRQKMYNFMEKKMKDGRQVYIVSPLIEESESLNVKSAQETYEEYISIFPNRKVGLMHGRQTYKEKQKVMEQFKNHELDILVSTTVIEVGVNVPNASIMVIRDAQRFGLSSLHQLRGRVGRGKYQSYCFLESETTNEISAKRLEVMEETTDGFKIAEEDLKLRNSGEILGTRQSGVSDMLFTDIVKNVKEIKLVHDFVMEYLEKNDGKIKNEFLKMDIYRKFFNNAD; this is encoded by the coding sequence ATGAAGACATATAACTTGCTTTATGAAAATTTAGAAAATGTGAAAATAAAAGGAGTTACAAAAGCAAACATTTCAAAATTTAGGAAATTGGGAGTTTTTACACTATATGACTTGCTTTATTTTTTCCCAAGGGCTTATGAGAATAGGAGCAATCATAAGAAAATTTCGGAAATTCTGGCGGATGAATTTGTGATTTTGCAGGGGACAATTGTGAATGTGGTTAATCAGTATATAAAGGCTGGGAGAACTATGTTTCGTGCGGTTTTGAGTGATGATAGCGGGATGATTGAGCTTGTGTGGTTTAATAACAGGTTTGTGAAAAATGGGATTCATATTGGCGATGAGATTATGGTTTATGGGAAAGTGAGAAAGGCTGTAAAATTTCAGCTTGTAAATCCTGAATATAAAAAAATCAATCAAGCTAGTTTTGATATGCAGGAACAAAAGCAGATATTACCCATTTATCCGTCTACAGAGTCGCTCAGACAGCAGGCAATCAGAAAAGTTATGGAAAATGCCTTGATGGATTACGGATATTTGTTGCAGGAAAATCTACCAAAGGAATTTTTGCAGAAGGAGAAGCTGCTCGGAAGAAAAGAGGCGGTTTTAAATATTCATTTTCCAGAAAATGAGGAAAAACAAAGCAAAGCACGTAAAAGATTTATGCTGGAGGAAATTTTACTTCTGGAAATGGGAATTTTGCAAAATCGTTTTAGTGTTGACAAGGCAAATAAGAATATTTATAAACTTGAGGACAACAAAAGTCTTGTGAGCAAATTTATAAAGGGTTTGGATTATGAATTGACAAAAGCCCAGAAACGTGTGATAAAGGAGATTTATTCTGAATTAAAGGCTGGAAAGATTGTAAATAGGCTTATTCAGGGGGATGTTGGTTCTGGAAAGACGATTGTTTCGTTTATAATGCTTCTTTATATGGTGGAAAACAATTATCAAGGTGTAATTATGGCACCGACAGAAATTCTTGCAACACAGCATTATCTAGGAATTGTAGATGAATTTATGAATCTTGACATACGAGTGGAGCTTTTGACTGGAAGTGTGAAGGGAAAGAAAAAGGAAAAACTGTTAAATGAGATAAAAGAAGGGCTTGTTGATATTGTGATTGGAACACATTCTCTAATAGAGGACAATGTAATTTTCAAAAATCTTGGGCTGATTGTAATTGATGAACAGCACAGGTTTGGGGTAACACAGCGAAAACTTTTACGTGACAAGGGAAATCTTGCCAATTTAATTGTTATGAGTGCCACTCCGATTCCACGTTCGCTTGCACTTACAATTTATGGAGATTTGGATGTATCGATTATTGATGAGTTGCCTGCTGGAAGAAGTCCGATTAAGACAAAATGGATACAAAATGAAATTGACAGACAAAAAATGTATAACTTTATGGAAAAGAAAATGAAAGATGGACGGCAAGTGTACATAGTGTCGCCATTAATTGAGGAAAGTGAGAGCCTGAATGTAAAATCGGCACAGGAAACATACGAAGAATACATTTCAATTTTTCCAAATAGAAAAGTAGGACTTATGCACGGACGGCAAACTTACAAGGAAAAGCAGAAAGTTATGGAACAGTTTAAAAATCACGAACTTGACATTCTAGTTTCCACAACAGTAATCGAAGTCGGAGTAAATGTTCCAAATGCCTCAATTATGGTAATCCGTGACGCCCAAAGATTCGGACTTTCTTCACTTCATCAGCTGCGAGGAAGAGTTGGTCGTGGAAAATACCAGTCCTACTGCTTTTTAGAATCCGAAACAACAAATGAAATTTCAGCAAAAAGATTGGAAGTTATGGAAGAAACAACAGATGGATTTAAAATTGCCGAAGAAGACTTGAAATTACGTAATTCAGGAGAAATTTTGGGAACAAGGCAAAGTGGAGTATCTGATATGCTTTTTACGGACATTGTAAAAAATGTGAAGGAAATCAAACTTGTGCATGATTTTGTAATGGAATATTTGGAAAAGAATGATGGAAAAATAAAAAATGAGTTTTTGAAAATGGATATTTATAGGAAGTTTTTTAATAATGCAGATTAA